The following coding sequences are from one Musa acuminata AAA Group cultivar baxijiao chromosome BXJ2-4, Cavendish_Baxijiao_AAA, whole genome shotgun sequence window:
- the LOC103982673 gene encoding tubulin beta-7 chain, producing the protein MREILHVQAGQCGNQIGGKFWEVVSDEHGIDPKGDYVGDSRLQLERVNVYYNEASGGRYVPRAVLMDLEPGTMDALRTGPYGQLFRPDNFVFGQNGAGNNWAKGHYTEGAELIDAVLDVVRKEAENCDCLQGFQVCHSLGGGTGSGMGTLLISKIREEYPDRMMLTFSVFPSPKVSDTVVEPYNATLSVHQLVENADECMVLDNEALYDICFRTLKLTNPSFGDLNHLISTTMSGVTCCLRFPGQLNSDLRKLAVNLIPFPRLHFFMVGFTPLTSRGSQQYRALTIPELTQQMWDAKNMMCAADPRHGRYLTASAMFRGKMSTKEVDEQMIAVQNKNTSYFVEWIPNNVKSSVCDIPPTGLSMSATFMGNSTSIQEMFKRVSEQFTVMFRRKAFLHWYTGEGMDEMEFTEAESNMNDLVSEYQQYQDAMADDEEEEEYGDEAEEN; encoded by the exons ATGAGGGAGATCCTGCACGTCCAAGCCGGCCAATGCGGGAACCAGATAGGCGGCAAGTTCTGGGAGGTGGTGTCCGACGAGCACGGCATCGACCCCAAGGGTGACTACGTGGGCGACTCCCGCCTGCAGCTGGAGCGGGTGAACGTGTACTATAACGAGGCCAGCGGCGGCAGGTACGTGCCGCGGGCGGTGCTCATGGATCTGGAGCCGGGAACCATGGACGCGCTGCGCACCGGGCCTTACGGCCAGCTCTTCCGCCCCGACAACTTCGTCTTCGGCCAGAATGGGGCCGGCAACAACTGGGCCAAGGGGCACTATACCGAGGGCGCCGAGCTCATCGACGCGGTCCTTGACGTGGTCCGTAAGGAGGCCGAGAACTGCGACTGCCTCCAAG GGTTTCAGGTTTGCCACTCGCTGGGAGGAGGGACGGGGTCGGGGATGGGGACGCTCCTGATATCCAAGATCCGGGAGGAGTACCCGGACCGGATGATGCTGACGTTCTCAGTGTTCCCGTCGCCCAAGGTGTCGGACACGGTTGTGGAGCCGTACAACGCGACGCTGTCGGTGCATCAGCTGGTGGAGAACGCCGACGAATGCATGGTGCTCGACAACGAGGCTCTCTATGACATCTGCTTCCGGACGCTCAAGCTCACCAACCCCAGCT TTGGGGACCTGAATCacctcatctccaccaccatgagcGGGGTGACGTGCTGCCTCCGCTTCCCGGGGCAGCTCAACTCCGACCTGCGTAAGCTGGCCGTCAACCTCATCCCCTTCCCCCGCCTGCACTTCTTCATGGTGGGCTTCACGCCGCTGACGTCGCGCGGGTCGCAGCAGTACCGGGCGCTCACCATCCCGGAGCTCACCCAGCAGATGTGGGATGCCAAGAACATGATGTGCGCCGCCGACCCACGCCACGGCCGCTACCTCACCGCCTCCGCCATGTTCCGCGGCAAGATGAGCACCAAGGAGGTGGACGAGCAGATGATCGCGGTGCAGAACAAGAACACCTCCTACTTCGTGGAGTGGATCCCCAACAACGTCAAGTCCAGCGTGTGCGACATCCCTCCCACCGGCCTCTCCATGTCCGCCACCTTCATGGGCAACTCCACCTCCATCCAGGAAATGTTCAAGCGCGTGTCGGAGCAATTCACCGTCATGTTTCGCCGCAAGGCTTTCCTGCACTGGTACACCGGGGAAGGCATGGACGAGATGGAGTTCACCGAGGCCGAGAGCAACATGAACGACCTCGTGTCCGAGTACCAGCAGTACCAGGACGCCATGGCcgacgatgaggaggaggaagagtacGGCGACGAGGCCGAGGAGAATTAG
- the LOC135611067 gene encoding probable phospholipid hydroperoxide glutathione peroxidase: MSSSKPAGSIHDFTVKDARGNDVDLSIYKGKVLLIVNVASQCGLTNSNYKELAQLYEKYKDKDFEILAFPCNQFAGQEPGSNEEIVEFACTRFKAEYPIFDKVDVNGQNATPIYKFLKSSKGGIFGDGIKWNFTKFLVDKDGRVVDRYAPTTSPLSIEKDIKKLLGLS; encoded by the exons ATGTCTTCCTCCAAGCCCGCCGGATCCATCCATGACTTCACCGTCAAG GATGCCAGGGGAAATGATGTGGATCTTAGCATTTACAAAGGGAAGGTCTTGCTGATTGTCAATGTTGCATCTCAATG TGGGCTGACTAACTCAAACTACAAGGAACTGGCTCAGCTATATGAGAAGTACAAGGACAAAG ATTTTGAGATTCTGGCTTTTCCATGCAACCAATTTGCTGGGCAAGAACCAGGAAGCAATGAGGAGATTGTTGAGTTTGCTTGCACTCGTTTCAAAGCTGAATATCCGATATTTGACAAG GTCGATGTGAATGGTCAAAATGCCACACCCATATATAAGTTCTTGAAGTCGAGCAAAGGTGGCATTTTTGGGGATGGCATCAAGTGGAACTTCACCAAGTTCTTGGTGGACAAGGATGGCCGCGTGGTAGATCGCTATGCCCCAACCACATCCCCTCTGAGCATCGAG AAGGATATCAAGAAGCTTTTGGGGCTTTCATAA
- the LOC135611066 gene encoding receptor-like protein EIX2, which yields MATDNVYVLFYLLAFLCIQPNVCDGALTSGCIPAERSALLEFKRGLKDPTNRLSSWVGEDCCKWEGVTCSNHTGHVVKLDLQNPHPFSDFGDEPYNNWTLGGELRPSLLGLKHLKYLDLSMNDFGGINIPEFMGSFHQLQYLNLSRAGLGGLLPHQLGNLSNLQYLDLYNDLDPNFVVPVREFSIGDALWISHLSSLKHLNLKSVNFQNGTHWLEALNMLPSILEIYLPLCEIGSVPFSLPHVNFTSLSVLDLSDNLIDSTIPSWLSNISGLEHLDLSENDLQGNIPPTFGNLASLKELNLAFNPLQGGIPTSFKNLCKLQNLILPGINISQDLLGLDESFSGCVKMSLESLDLSSTNISGQLPEWLFQLRKLKVLNLGWNLISGPIPLSLGQLASLQELFLGQNQLNETIPESVGWLSQLVSLDLEYNNLEGVISEAHFGNLTELKDLTLSSNSLALKVKSNWIPPFQLESLRMDSCKQGPEFPAWLQSQINIFEIDMSNAGIIDAMPNWFWSLISTAEYVSVSGNQISGHVPNLLDLNNLYLLDLSSNHFEGPLPYFPLGMYFLDLSNNSFSGTISLDIIMNMSYLTYLSLSKNNLSGQIPFFVCQLQALQILDLSKNMLSGVLPNCWNNSSSIIVMDFSSNNISGVIPESICSIASLQSLDLNNNSLYEELPLSLKDCTKLVILDAGHNDLKGEIPTWIGESLTSLRFLNLRSNMLVGDIPPNLSRLSSLQFLDLADNELSGIIPRSFGNFTAMKVIGKFLSWTEGQIGYKEHMFITTKGNTYSYDESVSFMNILDLSDNNLFGEVLEELVSLSGLFSLNLSGNHFTGEIIENISKLQQLESLDLSRNNFSGTIPSGLAALTYLAHLNLSYNNLSGEIPLGNQLLTFTDPSIYIGNPGLCGFPLNQSCKDSETTQGQNNADDRDENEMIWLYTSMAPGFVVGFWAVWGTLILNKNWNLYYFRFIDNMLDKVYVFTLLKVSRIRKRCCSQQG from the coding sequence ATGGCTACAGACAATGTCTACGTTCTCTTCTACTTATTGGCCTTCCTATGCATTCAACCCAACGTCTGCGACGGAGCTCTAACCTCGGGCTGCATCCCTGCCGAAAGAAGTGCTCTACTTGAGTTCAAACGAGGCCTGAAAGATCCTACCAACAGGCTGTCCTCTTGGGTGGGTGAAGACTGCTGCAAATGGGAGGGTGTGACGTGCAGCAATCATACTGGGCATGTCGTCAAGCTGGACCTCCAGAATCCGCATCCTTTCTCTGATTTTGGTGACGAACCATACAACAACTGGACCTTAGGAGGTGAGTTGAGGCCTTCTTTACTTGGTCTGAAACACCTGAAGTACCTGGACCTAAGCATGAACGATTTTGGAGGCATTAATATTCCAGAATTCATGGGGTCATTCCATCAACTCCAATATCTTAACCTCTCCAGAGCTGGATTGGGTGGACTCCTGCCTCACCAGCTGGGAAATCTCTCCAATCTGCAGTATCTAGACTTATACAATGACTTGGATCCCAATTTTGTGGTTCCGGTCCGTGAATTTAGCATTGGTGATGCACTCTGGATTTCTCACCTTTCTTCTCTAAAGCATCTCAACCTGAAGAGTGTTAACTTTCAAAATGGTACTCACTGGCTGGAAGCTCTGAACATGCTTCCTTCTATTCTGGAGATATACTTACCTCTCTGTGAAATTGGAAGTGTTCCCTTTTCTCTTCCACATGTGAACTTTACATCACTGTCTGTTCTTGATTTGTCGGATAATCTCATTGACTCTACGATACCCTCTTGGTTATCCAACATAAGTGGCCTTGAGCACCTTGATCTCAGTGAGAACGACCTTCAGGGTAATATTCCACCGACCTTTGGTAACTTGGCTTCCCTCAAGGAACTTAATTTAGCTTTCAATCCTCTTCAAGGAGGAATACCCACTTCCTTCAAAAATCTGTGCAAGTTGCAGAATTTAATATTGCCAGGCATCAATATCAGCCAAGATTTGTTAGGACTCGATGAAAGTTTTTCTGGTTGCGTCAAGATGAGCTTAGAGAGTCTGGACTTATCCAGCACGAATATTAGTGGGCAGTTGCCTGAATGGTTATTCCAACTCAGGAAGCTTAAAGTACTCAATTTGGGGTGGAATCTGATTTCTGGTCCTATTCCTTTGTCACTTGGacaactagcatcactccaaGAGCTCTTTCTTGGTCAAAATCAATTGAACGAAACAATACCAGAAAGCGTGGGGTGGCTGTCTCAACTAGTTTCTTTGGACCTTGAGTACAACAATTTGGAGGGTGTAATCTCTGAGGCGCATTTTGGAAACCTCACGgaattgaaagacttaactttgtCGTCCAACTCCTTGGCTCTGAAGGTCAAGAGCAATTGGATTCCTCCCTTCCAGCTAGAATCCCTTCGGATGGACTCTTGCAAACAGGGTCCTGAGTTCCCTGCATGGCTCCAGTCGCAAATAAATATTTTCGAAATTGATATGTCTAATGCTGGTATTATTGATGCTATGCCAAACTGGTTTTGGAGCTTAATTTCCACAGCAGAGTACGTGAGTGTCTCCGGCAATCAGATCAGTGGCCACGTACCCAATTTATTGGATTTAAACAACCTTTACCTGTTGGATTTAAGTTCAAACCACTTCGAGGGTCCTCTTCCATATTTTCCTCTTGGAATGTATTTTTTAGATTTGTCAAATAATTCATTCTCGGGAACAATTTCACTTGACATCATCATGAATATGTCTTACCTCACATATTTATcgctttcaaaaaataatttaagtgGTCAAATTCCCTTCTTTGTATGCCAACTGCAGGCCCTACAGATTCTTGatctttcaaaaaatatgttATCAGGAGTGCTCCCCAATTGTTGGAATAATTCTTCAAGTATTATAGTTATGGATTTTTCAAGCAACAACATATCTGGAGTTATTCCTGAGTCAATATGTTCCATAGCATCACTTCAGTCGTTGGACTTGAACAATAATAGTCTATATGAAGAGTTGCCCCTGTCCTTGAAAGATTGTACGAAATTAGTCATTCTTGATGCTggacataatgatttgaaaggtGAAATTCCAACTTGGATTGGCGAAAGTTTAACTAGTCTGAGGTTCCTCAATCTACGATCAAATATGTTGGTCGGAGATATTCCTCCAAATCTTTCAAGATTGAGTTCTCTCCAATTTCTCGACCTTGCAGATAATGAGCTATCGGGAATTATTCCAAGGAGCTTTGGAAATTTTACTGCCATGAAAGTTATTGGAAAGTTTTTAAGTTGGACCGAAGGTCAAATTGGATATAAGGAGCATATGTTTATTACAACTAAAGGAAACACTTACTCCTACGATGAGTCAGTTTCGTTTATGAATATTTTGGACCTCTCGGATAATAACTTATTTGGAGAAGTACTCGAAGAACTCGTAAGTCTTTCTGGCTTATTCAGTTTAAATTTATCTGGAAATCATTTCACTGGAGAAATCATCGAAAATATAAGTAAATTACAACAGTTGGAGTCCCTTGACTTGTCAAGGAACAACTTTTCCGGCACAATTCCTTCTGGCCTCGCTGCCCTGACTTATTTGGCTCACTTGAACCTCTCATACAACAACTTGTCAGGGGAAATTCCTCTTGGTAATCAACTTCTGACCTTCACTGATCCATCTATCTATATTGGCAATCCTGGTCTTTGTGGGTTTCCTCTGAATCAAAGTTGCAAAGACAGTGAgacaacacaaggtcaaaataatGCAGATGATAGAGATGAGAATGAGATGATATGGTTGTACACGAGCATGGCACCAGGATTTGTTGTTGGTTTCTGGGCAgtctggggtaccttaatacttaacaagaattggaacctTTACTACTTTCGTTTTATAGACAACATGCTTGACAAAGTATATGTGTTTACCTTACTGAAAGTTTCTAGGATCAGAAAACGTTGTTGTTCCCAGCAAGGATGA